A stretch of Oncorhynchus gorbuscha isolate QuinsamMale2020 ecotype Even-year linkage group LG24, OgorEven_v1.0, whole genome shotgun sequence DNA encodes these proteins:
- the LOC124012249 gene encoding biotinidase-like: MCNHISPGPPHLASSPAGLSEGGAETLSLTLFQGAQIIVFPEDGIHGFNFSRLSISGYLETIPDPLTEDWNPCTQPDRHNHTEVLQSLSCMARHHQLYLVANMPDLQPCPLTSHPHLDPSQTPCPPDGRWQFNTDVVFRLVVNGLFLTTGSLAARYHKQNLFFEKEFDTPPRLEVVTFDTPFAGRFGVFTCFDILFHDPTVRLLEKGIRQMIFPTAWMNLLPLLTAVQIQRGVSLGANVTLLAANLRHDSKAMTGSGIFTPSTSLYHHAFHHPGEPEGKLLVLRIPVLDSDWLMVNLPMPQFLPSLPLPPPFNSFMVGDLFFFALLLDSEGQLTLCDGLLCCHLQYQRSTQGGNTELYALGVFCWQSHVCALVQCSGSEVSSCGKGVEEAESRLDYRLEGKFGTRYVYPSLLGSGMVVDGPDRIEKTTDGRVTMEHSGMSVGLVTACLYGRVYDQD; the protein is encoded by the exons ATGTGCAACCAcatcagcccaggacctccacatctggcttcttcacctgctggattGTCTGAAGGGGGTGCGgag acactctctctgactctcttccAGGGGGCTCAGATCATAGTATTTCCAGAAGACGGTATCCATGGGTTCAACTTCAGTCGTCTGTCCATCTCTGGTTACCTAGAGACCATCCCTGACCCACTGACTGAGGACTGGAACCCCTGTACACAACCTGACAGACACAATCACACTGAG GTCCTCCAGAGTTTGAGCTGCATGGCTCGACACCACCAACTGTACCTGGTGGCAAACATGCCTGACCTCCAGCCCTGCCCTCTGACCTCTCACCCCCACCTTGACCCCTCTCAAACTCCCTGCCCCCCTGATGGGCGCTGGCAGttcaacactgatgtagtcttcAGGTTGGTGGTAAATgggttgtttct CACTACAG GTTCCCTGGCGGCTCGCTACCACAAACAAAACCTGTTCTTCGAGAAAGAATTCGATACCCCGCCCAGACTAGAGGTGGTGACCTTTGACACGCCGTTCGCTGGACGGTTTGGAGTGTTCACCTGCTTTGACATCCTGTTTCACGACCCTACTGTCAGACTACTGGAGAAG GGTATCAGACAGATGATCTTCCCCACAGCCTGGATGAATCTGCTTCCTCTACTAACAGCGGTTCAGatccagagaggtgtcagtctgGGAGCTAACGTCACTCTGCTGGCGGCTAACCTCAGGCATGACAGCAAGGCTATGACGGGCAGCGGCATCTTCACCCCTAGTACTTCCCTCTATCACCACGCCTTCCACCACCCTGGGGAGCCAGAGGGGAAGCTGCTGGTGTTGAGGATACCTGTACTGGACAGTGACTGGCTG ATGGTGAACCTCCCTATGCCGcagttccttccctctctcccactccctccccctttcAATTCCTTTATGGTGGGTGACCTGTTCTTCTTCGCCTTGCTGCTTGATTCAGAGGGCCAGCTGACTTTGTGTGACGGTCTGCTCTGCTGCCACCTGCAATACCAACGGTCCACACAGGGTGGCAATACGGAGCTCTATGCTCTAGGGGTGTTCTGCTGGCAATCACAC GTGTGTGCGTTGGTCCAGTGCTCGGGGTCAGAGGTCAGCTCCTGTggaaagggagtggaggaggCAGAGTCTAGACTGGACTACCGGTTGGAGGGGAAGTTTGGAACGCGTTACGTTTACCCATCGTTGCTAGGTAGTGGCATGGTTGTAGATGGACCCGACCGGATCGAGAAGACCACAGATGGTCGAGTGACTATGGAACACTCAGGGATGTCCGTTGGACTGGTGACTGCATGTCTCTACGGCAGGGTGTACGACCAGGActag